The following are encoded in a window of Planctomycetia bacterium genomic DNA:
- a CDS encoding protein kinase — MTPSDLTAGCCAKCGLACTPEHAVDPRNDSERANSATSDHFEPVVVPRTDKTIADVRIDRTIDLSSPLVDPNDSPFKTTPGLDIGQGTIEFDVPNGAEPKSGTVHERAEFRTMEFEIDEGPVTKDPSKTKAPGFATHDPRNIAATYDSDHFGTRLVDQLAAAWGPEAERPGNPGVSLKGSSPSSSRTDQTIVVNQRAVVAVSKKDPQASQPADYELLHLLGEGGMGIVYSARQTSIDRTVAVKMLKPNVAKSREMQQKFLSEAVVTGDLDHPNIVPMYDLGKNEAGDLFYAMKRVQGTPWSKAIGKRTQPENIEILLKVADAVAFAHARGVIHRDLKPENVMLGEFGEVLLMDWGLAYSTAEFRKSASITQTHSMGGSPAYMAPEMATGPIERINIASDVYLLGAILYEVLTGKAPHAGTNVSKCLIAAARNDILPTDKTGELVDVARRAMATEQRDRYASVRDLQAAVRECLAHSESISLAARADQELAKAGETSDYRAFSRSVFGFEEALALWAGNEHAAARRFDARLAYASCAYEKGDYDLAAGLLDRNIAAHAALAEKIEAANAEREARRVRLRRAKKAMFASIFALFAIGASAYYGIRAQRDRAMQAEEQARQDRDRAVAAESTTAVERDRAIAAETKAAADRDRAVAAEAKTSIERDRALAAEKKSDAERDRAVTAEMTAKLDRDRALKAEGEARRDRDLAKQAEAAEQYEAYTARIGLAAARIEENAFNSAVELLETSTPEMRNWEWGRLQYLCGRSALSIDAGPPVESVAVDFARQRFASGGWNGRLCLWDASRGGLLAELPYAGSFVKAVSFSNDGRYLAVGGSDKNAYVQVWDLAEKKVAQTYVGHKGPVVSVSFDRSGARLLTASNDGTARLWNRDDGRLLRTFQGHSSAVLSAALSPDEKQIVTTGHDGVAIVWSLEEKATTSAKGDAPAEIRAFLGHKGPVRSVAFAPDGSTVATCGDDKRVLLWHPQDVRPYRLAEVFAEQPPPSPPVRELLGHRSAVATVSFSADGRRLVSGGLDNAMIVWNVASAVAEKSLRGHAGQVRSCRISGDGKSVVSGSYDGTLKVWNVDDYHESIVVKPSLLTGHVDAVLAADFSSDETRIVTAGLDRTAMLWDVRTLRRTAKLAEGHEYLASTAIFTADGSRLITAAVDGTTRVWDAALGTQLVQLLDTGRSAALAVSHDGRFALTGDGSRGAQLWELAGGKLVHSFPTHRSEVSAAAFSPDGKLLFTGEASGRTNVWDAATRQPLWSELHHSRKITAAVFTPDSQKLLTAALDNTVGHWDAVAGRERTELVWKHPAGVTALALVGGYGAATACEDGKVRLWSFAEVKPGSEVAFAPGKYASVAASNDGNLLAAIDQEQSAVRIWDRKLGRELAPAGIDGANSGSAPWLAGQSRGLVVWNAVFAPDGKSLVTIGGNEARRWTVADVRETQTYRPHGAIAGVAFSPDGRFVATAGWDDAVKIWDVNEGRAVRKFAGRHVGGINSVVYSRDGKFLLTAGDDRTAVVWRVEDGEAVKTLKGHADRVLHAAFSPDGKQVVTSSADKTARLWSVDDGKLLHELKGHEWAVLWAEYSADGARVVTTAADDVAKIWDANTGKLQLTLAGHTAAVNSASFSLDGKRLVTGSRDSGVKLWDTTDGKELMMLKGHTQEVTSVRFSPSGRSILTTSRDGRAILWPTIEWRVPKEPEAK, encoded by the coding sequence TTGACGCCGTCCGACCTCACGGCCGGATGCTGCGCGAAGTGCGGTCTCGCCTGCACTCCCGAACACGCCGTCGACCCTCGCAATGATTCGGAACGGGCGAACTCGGCGACGTCCGATCACTTCGAGCCGGTCGTCGTTCCACGAACCGATAAAACGATCGCTGACGTCCGGATCGATCGCACGATCGATCTTTCGTCTCCGCTCGTCGATCCGAACGATTCACCATTTAAGACGACTCCGGGCCTCGATATCGGTCAAGGCACCATCGAATTCGACGTGCCGAACGGCGCCGAGCCGAAGTCCGGCACCGTTCATGAGCGAGCCGAGTTTCGGACGATGGAGTTCGAGATCGACGAAGGGCCGGTAACGAAAGATCCCTCGAAAACGAAGGCTCCCGGCTTCGCCACTCACGACCCGCGAAATATCGCCGCGACGTACGATTCCGATCATTTCGGCACGCGGCTCGTCGACCAACTTGCGGCTGCTTGGGGGCCCGAGGCCGAGCGCCCGGGGAATCCCGGCGTTTCCCTGAAAGGAAGCTCCCCTTCGTCGTCGCGCACCGATCAGACGATCGTCGTCAATCAGCGCGCGGTCGTTGCGGTCAGTAAGAAAGATCCGCAGGCCTCGCAACCGGCCGACTATGAGCTGTTGCATCTGCTCGGCGAAGGAGGCATGGGCATCGTTTACTCGGCGCGGCAAACCTCGATCGATCGCACGGTCGCGGTGAAGATGCTGAAGCCGAACGTCGCGAAAAGTCGCGAAATGCAGCAGAAGTTCTTGTCCGAGGCCGTCGTGACCGGCGATCTCGACCATCCGAATATCGTGCCGATGTACGATCTCGGCAAGAACGAAGCCGGCGATCTCTTCTATGCCATGAAGCGCGTGCAAGGCACGCCGTGGTCGAAGGCGATCGGCAAGAGGACGCAGCCGGAGAACATCGAGATCTTGCTCAAGGTCGCCGATGCGGTGGCGTTTGCGCATGCGCGCGGTGTGATCCATCGCGATCTCAAGCCCGAGAACGTCATGCTCGGGGAATTCGGCGAAGTCTTGCTGATGGACTGGGGGCTCGCGTATTCGACGGCCGAGTTTCGCAAGTCGGCCAGCATCACGCAGACGCACAGCATGGGAGGAAGCCCGGCGTATATGGCGCCGGAAATGGCGACCGGGCCGATCGAGCGGATCAACATCGCGAGCGATGTCTACTTGCTTGGCGCGATCCTTTACGAAGTCCTTACGGGCAAGGCTCCGCACGCCGGCACGAACGTATCGAAATGCTTGATCGCCGCCGCACGCAATGATATCTTGCCGACCGATAAAACCGGCGAGCTCGTCGATGTAGCGCGTCGTGCAATGGCTACGGAACAGCGTGATCGCTACGCTTCGGTGCGCGATCTACAAGCCGCGGTGCGCGAATGTTTGGCGCATTCCGAGAGCATCTCGCTCGCGGCGCGGGCCGATCAAGAGTTGGCGAAGGCCGGCGAAACATCCGATTACCGCGCATTTTCTCGCTCCGTCTTCGGCTTCGAAGAAGCCTTGGCGTTATGGGCCGGCAACGAGCATGCCGCGGCCCGGCGGTTCGATGCCCGACTCGCCTATGCTTCGTGTGCGTACGAGAAGGGAGATTATGATCTCGCGGCAGGCTTGTTGGATCGGAACATCGCCGCGCATGCCGCCTTAGCCGAGAAAATCGAAGCCGCGAATGCGGAACGGGAAGCGCGGCGAGTACGCTTGCGACGCGCGAAGAAGGCGATGTTCGCTTCCATCTTTGCGCTGTTTGCGATCGGCGCTTCCGCCTACTACGGCATTCGGGCCCAGCGCGATCGGGCCATGCAAGCCGAAGAACAAGCGCGGCAAGATCGCGACCGAGCCGTGGCGGCCGAATCGACGACGGCCGTCGAGCGCGATCGCGCGATCGCCGCCGAAACGAAAGCCGCCGCCGATCGAGACCGCGCCGTCGCAGCGGAGGCGAAAACATCGATCGAGCGAGACCGCGCTCTCGCGGCCGAGAAGAAATCGGACGCTGAGCGCGATCGTGCCGTCACTGCGGAAATGACGGCGAAGCTGGACCGCGATCGCGCGCTGAAGGCCGAAGGAGAAGCACGCCGCGATCGAGACTTGGCGAAGCAAGCCGAAGCCGCCGAGCAATATGAAGCCTACACGGCTCGCATCGGACTTGCCGCGGCGCGCATCGAAGAGAACGCGTTTAATAGCGCCGTCGAATTGCTTGAAACCAGCACGCCGGAGATGCGGAATTGGGAATGGGGACGGCTGCAATACTTGTGCGGCCGCAGTGCGCTGTCGATCGATGCCGGGCCGCCGGTCGAGAGCGTGGCTGTCGACTTCGCTCGGCAGCGTTTCGCAAGCGGGGGTTGGAACGGCAGGCTGTGCCTTTGGGATGCGTCGCGCGGCGGACTGCTCGCCGAACTGCCTTATGCAGGAAGCTTCGTGAAGGCCGTTTCTTTTTCGAACGACGGTCGCTACCTCGCAGTAGGAGGAAGCGATAAAAACGCTTATGTGCAAGTTTGGGATCTCGCGGAGAAGAAAGTCGCGCAAACGTACGTCGGCCACAAAGGGCCGGTGGTGTCCGTAAGCTTCGATCGGAGCGGCGCGCGGCTGCTGACCGCCTCGAACGACGGCACCGCGCGGCTTTGGAATCGCGACGACGGCCGATTGCTCCGTACGTTTCAAGGACACTCGTCGGCCGTATTGTCGGCGGCGCTTTCGCCGGATGAAAAACAAATCGTCACGACGGGGCACGACGGCGTTGCCATCGTCTGGTCGCTCGAAGAGAAGGCCACGACGTCGGCGAAGGGGGACGCACCGGCCGAAATTCGAGCTTTCTTAGGGCATAAAGGGCCGGTCCGAAGCGTGGCATTCGCTCCCGACGGTTCGACGGTCGCCACCTGCGGCGACGACAAACGCGTGTTGCTGTGGCATCCTCAGGACGTGCGTCCCTATCGCTTGGCCGAAGTCTTCGCGGAGCAACCGCCGCCGTCTCCACCGGTTCGCGAACTGCTCGGGCATCGCTCGGCCGTCGCTACGGTTTCTTTTTCCGCCGATGGACGCCGTCTGGTGAGCGGTGGCTTAGACAACGCGATGATCGTGTGGAACGTTGCGTCGGCCGTGGCGGAAAAGTCGTTGCGAGGACACGCCGGGCAAGTTCGTTCGTGTCGTATTTCCGGCGACGGCAAGTCGGTCGTTTCCGGCTCCTACGACGGAACGCTCAAGGTCTGGAACGTCGACGACTATCATGAGTCGATCGTCGTGAAGCCGAGCTTGCTGACCGGACACGTCGATGCCGTGCTCGCGGCCGATTTCTCGTCCGATGAAACACGGATCGTGACGGCCGGTCTCGATCGAACCGCCATGCTGTGGGATGTGCGCACCCTCCGCCGGACGGCAAAGCTGGCCGAGGGGCACGAATATCTCGCCTCGACCGCGATCTTCACGGCCGATGGTTCACGACTCATTACCGCCGCCGTCGACGGTACGACGCGCGTGTGGGACGCGGCGCTCGGTACGCAACTCGTGCAGTTACTCGATACCGGTCGGAGCGCGGCGCTCGCAGTGTCGCACGACGGGCGATTTGCGCTCACCGGCGACGGCTCGCGCGGAGCGCAGCTTTGGGAACTCGCCGGCGGCAAGCTCGTGCATTCCTTTCCGACCCATCGGAGCGAAGTCTCCGCGGCGGCATTTTCGCCCGACGGCAAGCTCCTCTTCACCGGCGAAGCGAGCGGCCGAACGAACGTGTGGGACGCCGCCACGCGACAACCGCTTTGGAGCGAACTACATCATTCGCGCAAGATCACGGCCGCGGTCTTCACGCCGGACTCGCAGAAGCTGCTGACGGCGGCGCTCGACAACACGGTCGGGCATTGGGATGCCGTCGCCGGACGAGAGCGCACGGAGTTGGTTTGGAAACATCCGGCCGGCGTGACGGCGCTCGCGCTCGTCGGGGGCTACGGCGCGGCGACCGCGTGCGAAGACGGCAAGGTCCGCCTGTGGTCTTTCGCCGAGGTTAAGCCTGGGAGCGAAGTTGCGTTCGCTCCGGGAAAATACGCCTCGGTTGCCGCCTCGAACGACGGCAACTTGCTGGCCGCGATCGATCAAGAGCAGAGCGCCGTGCGCATTTGGGACCGTAAGCTTGGCCGCGAACTTGCGCCGGCGGGCATCGACGGGGCGAATTCCGGCAGCGCTCCGTGGCTGGCCGGGCAGTCGCGCGGCCTCGTGGTGTGGAACGCCGTGTTTGCACCCGACGGCAAGAGTCTGGTGACGATCGGCGGCAACGAAGCTCGCCGCTGGACCGTGGCGGACGTTCGCGAAACGCAAACCTATCGTCCGCACGGCGCGATCGCGGGCGTGGCGTTTTCGCCCGATGGTCGATTCGTCGCGACCGCGGGTTGGGACGACGCAGTGAAGATTTGGGACGTCAACGAAGGTCGAGCGGTGCGAAAGTTCGCCGGCCGTCACGTCGGCGGCATCAACAGCGTCGTTTATAGTCGCGACGGAAAATTTCTCCTGACGGCCGGCGACGACCGAACGGCCGTCGTCTGGCGCGTCGAAGACGGTGAGGCGGTGAAAACACTCAAAGGGCACGCCGATCGCGTACTGCATGCCGCCTTCTCGCCCGATGGTAAACAGGTCGTGACGTCGAGCGCCGATAAGACGGCCCGCTTATGGAGCGTCGACGATGGGAAGCTGCTTCACGAATTGAAGGGGCACGAATGGGCCGTGCTCTGGGCCGAATACTCGGCCGACGGAGCACGCGTCGTGACGACCGCCGCCGACGACGTCGCCAAGATTTGGGACGCGAATACCGGAAAGTTGCAACTCACGCTCGCCGGCCATACCGCGGCGGTGAACTCCGCTTCGTTCTCGCTCGACGGCAAACGCCTCGTCACCGGCTCGCGTGATTCCGGCGTGAAACTTTGGGACACGACCGACGGCAAGGAATTGATGATGCTGAAAGGGCACACGCAGGAAGTCACCTCGGTGCGGTTCTCGCCGAGCGGCCGTTCGATCCTCACCACTTCGCGCGACGGCCGGGCGATCCTCTGGCCGACGATCGAGTGGCGGGTGCCGAAGGAGCCGGAGGCGAAATGA